GTCACTGTCAAGAAGAGGAAGTGAGCGGGAGGCGCAGCCGCGCGGGGCGGCATGTGTGTATATTACAGGCAATGGGGAGCGTGCTGCCAGGACCGTGGGCTGGGCGCCATGGACGTGCCAATGTAGAATACCAATTCTCAGCAAATGAAGCCAATACTGGGTATAGCATGCGGAacggccgccttggcgtTGCAGGCAGAGACGAGTTGCGTGGAGGCCCATGCCGAGCAGAGCAACCCACCAAGATGGTCGTTGGGTCATGTGACGGCTTGGGGTGGGCTTTAAGCTTCAATTTACCTTTATGCAGCGGCTGTGACTAGGGTGACCTCGGAATGTGCCCGTATGGCCGTGGACCGCTGGTCGGCTCTCccaaggcgggcgagcatCCATGCCGCATTCTGACGTTTTGTCCGCTTCTCGCGGCTATGTATACATACATGGGCATGCTTTtgcatgtacgaagtacgttatTAGTATGCTACGTGCATGGCGTTGCACAGGCCAAGTCCGCACGCAAAAACGCGCGGCGTGCGGTTCGAATTTGCTCGTGCCACCGAGGGGCGGCCTCCAAGCTAGCAATGATACCTACTGGCGGGAATGAAAATGTGGATGCGACAGGCTGTAACTAGTAGGCTGTgctgccgtcgagctcgcctgcagtcgggcggcggtggtagGGCCAGACAGTGGGTTCCCCAGCTTGCTTAGGCCGCAGTTTCGTTTGGTTCTCCGTCGAgcggtggcgcgggcgctgagCGCGGGGCCCGAATCGTAAGGTAGAGAGGTTCCACTGGAATCAGAGCCAAGTCCCAAAACGGCAGCACGGTCGCAGGCTGGCATGGCTGGATCGCGGGCCCTCCCAAGCCCCTCTCCACCAAACAGATGCCCAGCTCCTGCCACTGGCAGGGCAGCTGAGCGGCCCGTTCTCTTTATGACTCTCGCCCGACagccccttcccccccctcttgCAACCAACAATCCTCCGTAGCCACTTCCGACTGCTTCGTCAAACGACTTGCCATTGAGGccttcttccctccctctcccgtCTCACACGACCGTCTCAGCACGCCATCTTGCCGTCCTCTTCTTGCCGCGAGACCCGCCACTCCTCGGCCGACCAGCCTGCACTTCGATCAGCAACCTCAAACGCCCCTCCGATCATGACCGCATCGATCATCGCATAGCCAAGCTACCTCTCCCCCGCGGCGCATGACGACAATGCTCTTGTGCCCCCACACTACATTGACGACTTGTCGCTTCTATCAAAAGCTCCCTCGCTAGATCTCGCCCTACCGTTTGCGAATCAACGACTACGACTCTTGCCACCCTCACAGCAGACACCTTATTACTGCTCCCTTCAGGTTGACGCTGGCCTTCCATCGTTTCtcgcttctcctcgacgcAGCACGCGCGTCGACGCACCCGCAGGAGCACTCAGCGATAACACATACCACGATTATACCCAGCTTGCATCCCACAGCGTTGCCCACCATGTCTAGGAACGAGCATCGGCCCATGAGCATCGATGCCATGCTGGACATGGAGCGGCAAGAGGTGCTTGCCCTACTCGAAAGCAAAAGCCAGgggagcgcctcgccggaGAGAGAACGAATTcgttcctcgtcaccgtATACCGCCCCACCACGCTCCCCCGTCCGGAGCATGCTAGACattgaggaggaggaaccCGATACTGTCCGCACCGCACCGGGCAATCAAGCCCCAGTACGGAGCATGTTGGACGTTGACGGGCCCGTCGCCACGACCCAGGCACCTGTGCGCAGCATGCTCGACCTCAGCCGTCCGTCTCCGCCCGCATCGACACATAGGAGCGTCAGCCCTATATCACCTGGAACGGTCGAGCCACGGTTTGCGTCCTCGCAATCGATGGGCTCAATCCACCCGAGGAGTATGTCGGATGCCGGGATGAAACCAGGTAACCTCGGAGGGCGTTCATCGTCACGAAATGACCGAACTTCCGAGTATCAGTTTTCCGGCATCCTCTCACACAATACTGGCGGGCCTGGGCAGACGAAGCGGAACAGCTCGTCAGGCAAGAGACTGTCTCACGGCAATTCTCTCGGCGAGGCTCTTCGCGGAGCTGACCTCAGCAGTCTCCAACTCAATGATCGCGGGCGACACTCCTCCATCGGTAGCCGTTTGGGACAGTCCAAGTCACCGCATGGCCGCTGGGAGACTAGATCACGCTCACCAGCCACTTTTTCGTCGAAACTGCCGTCCAACAAGACAGTGTTGGATGATGGACAGACCTTGGACCTCAGCAATGCTTACCGCAGGCTGTCGGACGCAAACCTGGCTTTCAGCAGCGGGAGCCTTGCCAGTCTACCCATGCGCAAGCGCTCCGATGACGTCGGTGAGGGCCGACTGGTCAAGGATTACCTCGGACCAGATGGTGAACATCTTGATTCgagcgacgaagacgagccaTATTcttccgacgacgaagaccGCGGACGTAAGACGGCACCTAGATCGCTAAaccctcgcgctcgcggagACAGTCGGGATAGCAAGTCGCGGTCACCGTCAGGCCCAGCTGAGCGCAAGAGCCTGAGtttgctggccgccgccgagcaagAACGTATGTGCAAGGAAATGAAACAAGTGTGGCATGGATCGTTGCTAACTGTGCCCAGGTAAGGAGGTGGCCTCGCAGCGGCCCGCCTACCAGTATAGGTCATTGATCCCGGAGCCGGAGATCAAGATTACAAACACGTCTGGCGACACAGTGAAGCAGTCGAAGGGCGGAATTCACCCACAGACGAGCTACGACCCGGGTTTGGCGTCCGGTGCACCGTCTGTTGTCGACTCAGATGAGGAagccgacatggacgacatCAAGCGGGCACAGAAACTGTCGTTTTCGATGACGAATATTCTGACGAGCCCAGAGGCGCATCGTTCGATCCGGATCATTTATCGCGGCGAGTACAACAAGATTGTTCAGCAAGCGGAGGATGAGAACCACCGTTTGAGAAAGTATCTCGTCGCAACAGACTTGAGCGATGAATCCACGCATGCGCTCGAGTGGGCCATAGGAACGGTGTTGCGAGATGGTGATACCCTTATTGCGATATACTGCGTGGATGAGGAGACGGGCATTGTGACGGGTGAGGGGTCGTTGGTGCCCGACGAACCGTCAGCGATGAAGGAGCAGGCAGCGGCGATCAACAACGTCACGAACTCGAAAATTGCACCGGCCCCCGTCAGCCCGTTGAGAGAGCTGCACAGGGCCACGCCCCTGCACATGCGCACTGGATCTGGGGACACACCGACCTCGTCACCAGCGCCATCTGCGAGGGGCGATCGAAAGAGGGCGGAGGAAGAACGAAGCCACGCCGTCAACGACATGACCGACCGAGTCGTGCGGCTGTTGCGGAAAACAAGGCTGCAGGTACGGGTGATTGTGGAAGTGCTGCACTGCAAGAACCCAAGACACCTCATCACCGAGGTCATTGACCTTGTAAACCCAACTTTGGTTGTGATTGGCAGCCGCGGCAGGAGTGCACTCAAGGGGTAGGTAATTTCAAACCGACGAAGATGGCATTTGTGGCTAACAGGGTGTGTACAGCGTCATTTTGGGCTCCTTCTCCAATTACTTGGTGACAAAGAGCTCAGTACCCGTCATGGTAGCGAGGAAGCGGCTGCGGAAGCAGAGCAAATACAAGCAGAAGGCAGTCAAACAAGTTAACAACCTCAGCAACCCCGCGGCGCGGAGTCTCGCGAACGCAAAGATCGACTAGTGGGAACGGGCCCAAGGAACGGCAATAGCGGAAGAGGCAACAATGACTGACGAGCAAAGGCGAGGGGGAATTGCCACTCATTTGCTTCCttgctttttttttcggATGGCAGCTGTAACAACAGGTATGAAGTAGCGATACAGCGACAAGCAACGAGAACGGGTGACAAGTAGATGTTGGGACAGGCTGGTGAAGGCGGCATGGATACACCTCTATGGCTGGACAGGGGAGATGGAATGACGATACCATGAGGGTCGGGGTCTAGGTAGCGCCGCAGCTTGGCATTGCAGGTGGTCCTTGTGCGGAGCAACTCTACTTCGTATCACGGTGATCCTTGTCTGGAAGCGAATCCTGTGCCGTACATGGTTGCTAGGCATGGGTCGTACCTACATACAAATGTGCATTCGAGGCGTAAACCGCTGCACCAGTTTCTTGCgtttggccgccgcccgaacTCGAGTTGGCGGGTGCGGGGTGATAAGATATGTGCTAGCAAACGGGCCGGGGTGACGACCCGACAAAACAAGCTGGTGGACTGCCCTTGCGTCGTGCACAGGTGCCGATTGGCGCAAATCGGGGGCGCGGCCCGGAAGATGGAGGGGCGCGGGACCCTTGAGAGACAACTGGCGGGTACGTGCTTTGTACCGGTACATtccccgggggggggggggggggggggggggggggggggggggggggggggggggggggggagagcagagagggaggggtGGATGAGACGGCATAGACGACGAAATGGATGATGTGGATTCGGGAGACACTGGGCTGAAGAAGACCAGAGAGACATGTCGAGGCGGTGCAAACGAAAGGGAGGAGATGGCGTCCGATGATGCGCGCCATGTTTCTCTGCGGTTGTTGCTGCAAGGCCGAGTCGTCCCTTAAGAGACATAAACTAACCTAGGTAGTACTTTGGATGTGCATCAGGGATGCTTCTCTATAACCTCACCGCATTCGTCCGCGATATTGGCCCTGAAATGTTTGTTAGAATACGGTTGACGTAGTATATTTGTATTGATCGAAGGGACGTGGCGTCGGTACTAATTCCTTGTCTGAATGGCGATGTAGTACTTTGTCACGTTGACGGTTGCGCAACATTCGTCATGATGATGTCCTTCGACTCGATCGCGTCTTGTTGCCGCGTTACAACGACTAGAACTGTTACCCggactcgacgccgagcgcaagCAGTGACTTACTTTGACATCGAGAGACTTGATCTCTCCGTTGATACAATTCAGTCATTCCACGTTTCCGTCCtcaagagcagcagcgaggaAGACGATTCAGACTGCAACAAAGCCCCGGGGGGGACAGAAGAAAAAGAGCGGCTAAAGCATGTTATACTTTTCGGTACAACGGCGTCACTATCTATCATGTCTAAGTCCCAAGCTCCGTATTGCGAAACTGATATCCTCAATGACTTCGGTGACGGCACGCATTCGGTACCTGGGATATCGTAATGAAATGCCTGCCATACGAAGTGCGGCAATTGTGTTAATCCACCTGGCCCTagagcgccgtcgagctcttcTCGCACCCCGCGTCCGGGCTGGTGCTAGTGGCCCGTACCGTGCCGGCGTCTAGCTACCTACATACTGGTCACGATGGATGGTCAGTGAGGTGGTCCCCCTCCCAtttctccccctcccgccgtcaacgccatccATCAATCAACTGCCCGTGCTTTTTCGCCCGGCGTCGATGAGAGGTAAGTGCCTTAAAGGAGCGCGAATATGTGCTTGCATCATCTAGGGGGGCAAGGACGTATGCGGATATGTACCAGGAACAGAATACGTTGGACTTGAGTCAACGCGCCAATGGTTTTTTTCCCTCGGGCGATGAaagtcgagggcggcggaggtgaaggggggggctGCCGCACGCTGGACGGGCATGCTGCTGGCACGGACGCCGGCTCCAGCGAGGGGGTCCTGGTGGCGCTGGCCTTGTGGCGCtcggcacgggcggcgagctgggggGCGGCACTACGTATCTAGAAATAGGCGGCGTTCGTGGACAGCTGCGATGAGGTTTAACAGTGCTAACTACATGGAGCACCTGTGCCAGCGCTTGATTGGCCTCGGGCTGCGCCCTTTCCCTCCCGTCCACTACCGACCTACTACGTTAGTGGACTAGCTGCCTatccgctgccgccgggagGTCCGCCCAAACCTCAACTCCACCACCTGGGTAAGGGCGAGCGAGGTGCGCTGTAAAAGTGCACCACCATCCTGTCCGCTGCGTACTCCGTAGAGGTACCTAGATACCTAGGTACTGTAGGTGACGGATGGGTTCGAGGTGTCTGGTGGCATCCGTGGATAGCACGGTACATGGTGGGCGAACGGCGGCTTTGGGGACCGAAACACAACCCACCAACCCACTGGAGCATCAGACCTGTACTGTATGTATCGCTACGtacgggcgaggcgggcgggcgagatggaGCCTCTCCCCACACACACCAGCAAGGTTGGCagccgggcagccagcccagcttTCCTGAACAGCCACGACTCCAAATGGATCCCTGCCACTTCATCGTATCCTCCCAACCTCTCGATTATTGTCGAACCACCCCCCCGTCACACCCCCAAAGTGCCTCGTTGCATGATGGATGGGTCCCAGCGGCCCAAACAGCAGACCAGAGGGGCACCCCGGCGATGCAGTTCGCATCCAATGGCTCCCCGGTCTTCACTtctttgctgctgctgctcgctggcCGCTTCCttctctctcactctctctcccccccctctccttcaTGCACTTCCTGtgccacccaccccccctcgccacaccccgccgtcgccgcctcagcagcagcagcagcagcgctcgTCTCCTTGCACGTTTCCGTTGGGGCCCTGCAGCTCAGCCAGAGTCAAGGACCTCTCAAGACAAGGTTCCCTCGGGTGAAACGTGCGCCAGCGAATCTCGCCGTGGGATACGCAACTCACTCCCCTGCAAACCCTTCCTGCCACAGCGACCAAACTTCGCGAAAGGAGACGATCCAGCCGCCAAGATACAACTGCAACAGAAACGCAAGGTGCCTACCTACTAGACGCGACGCATGCGCACGCATAAACCTCGACCGCTGGCAAGAGCGATCTCGCGCATCGAACCCCCAGCCTCCGACGGCGCGGGTCCCCGACGACCGCTCGAACGAAGGCGGATCGCGACAGTCGCACTGTCGCAAGTAATCGCGGACAGGCCGCCTGATCCCCAGTTGCGCCGTCCACGCAACAACGAGGGCTTCTGACAGCTTTagcgctgcgccgcccctGACTGGTCTCTCGACCACGAAGGCGAAACGAAACGAGGCGTGGCATCACCAGCTTCAGTACCCTCGCGCTTCGGGGCCGCCCTCCATgccttcgtcgccgttgctCGCCGTGAACAACAACGTCTCGCTCATCAGCATTCACGTCgcgcccagcagctggcTCGCTTCCGTCATCATCGTTCTCGTCTTTCTCGCCCTCTACATCCCCCGTCTGTCACTGCGCATCCCGCGGTTCGCACTACCGGCGCTGCCGTCTATCCCCAGCccaccgctgccggcgctgccttCTTACCGCCGCCTGACGGCGCCAAGCGAACGAGCTCTTCCTGCGCTTCCCGCGCCCTCCAGCATCAGTGCCGACAAACAAGTCgttcttcgccgccatcactCGTCTGCACCCACGGTAGCTTCCACCGCACTCTCTGCCTCAGACCTGACCGCGCATAGCATACGCGATGGCTGTCGATCCTCTCGAAGGTCTCGACGCCTCTTTGCGGGACTTCGAGCCTCCAATCAGCCCTACGAGCATGCGCCACTCGTCAGCTCTGCCCAGCGAACCGGCCACGGAGGATCTCGAGGAATCGGACATCGCTTCCGGCGGTGGGTactcgccgccagcgtggCGGAACCTCGGCAACGGAGATCGGAGTCGCGGCTTCTGGAAGCCCCAGCCTGAGCTATTCCGTAGGGCGCTGTCGCCCGATTCAGATGACGACTATccgagcgacgacgatgtcatCCTCGAGCAGGCTATTCGCACCAGGCTGCCCCAAGGTAGCCTCAGCCCGGACAAGGGCCGCAGCCCGAgcccaccgccaccagcTGAGGACACGACTCTGAAGGTTGACCACAAGAGCCCGTCCCGAGAGCTGCCCTTGGCGGATCTGAGGGCTTCACCACAACCGCCAGATAACTGTAATTccccagctcgccctcgcatGGGTAAGTCCAAAGCGCTAACTGGGCCGTCTCTTTGCAGACATCCGCTTTGCTGTGCGCGCCGAAGTTTTACAGCGCACAAAGCCCATTGAGAACGCCATATTATTCCTTCAGAAGCAATACAATGCCATATTTGCGAGCTGGGGCACCATCTTGACTACGGCCCTCATCGCGGTACTGTCCATCTCCACAGCTAAGATGCTATCAAAACCTGCGGCACCAAGACCAGTGGGCGATCTAGTCAAGATCGCGGGGCTCGCGCGCTCATTTGAGCCGCTCATTTACTTCTCCGAACCGGCCGTCGCGCATGTCAAGGAACTGCAGTCGACGAGCATCGCCATCTGGGACCTGGGCGAATCGGTGCGCATCAGCGGCATGGCGGACGCCGACACCATCGTGCAGAACCTCGACGCAATTAGCGAGACCATGAAGAAGCTCGTGCTAGACTTGACCAGGTTTCACACCCACGTCGACGGTGACATCGATGCGTAAGTCGCACGTCGCGTCACTCAAAGTTTCCGTGATGGCTAACCGACACCTCTGGCAGTATCCTCGATGTCATGGATTGGGCAAAGATGCACCTAAACCGCCTCAACAcgcggcctcctccttcccacCTCTCACACGCATACGACAATATCCACAACCTCCTCACTGACGCCCACATCCTCGAAGATGCCACAGGCGCGCCAACCCGCGCGGGTcgcgtcaccaccgccgtgtTCGGCATGAGCAACCCGCAGCGCGAG
This sequence is a window from Purpureocillium takamizusanense chromosome 8, complete sequence. Protein-coding genes within it:
- a CDS encoding uncharacterized protein (COG:T~EggNog:ENOG503NX2S) — protein: MSRNEHRPMSIDAMLDMERQEVLALLESKSQGSASPERERIRSSSPYTAPPRSPVRSMLDIEEEEPDTVRTAPGNQAPVRSMLDVDGPVATTQAPVRSMLDLSRPSPPASTHRSVSPISPGTVEPRFASSQSMGSIHPRSMSDAGMKPGNLGGRSSSRNDRTSEYQFSGILSHNTGGPGQTKRNSSSGKRLSHGNSLGEALRGADLSSLQLNDRGRHSSIGSRLGQSKSPHGRWETRSRSPATFSSKLPSNKTVLDDGQTLDLSNAYRRLSDANLAFSSGSLASLPMRKRSDDVGEGRLVKDYLGPDGEHLDSSDEDEPYSSDDEDRGRKTAPRSLNPRARGDSRDSKSRSPSGPAERKSLSLLAAAEQERKEVASQRPAYQYRSLIPEPEIKITNTSGDTVKQSKGGIHPQTSYDPGLASGAPSVVDSDEEADMDDIKRAQKLSFSMTNILTSPEAHRSIRIIYRGEYNKIVQQAEDENHRLRKYLVATDLSDESTHALEWAIGTVLRDGDTLIAIYCVDEETGIVTGEGSLVPDEPSAMKEQAAAINNVTNSKIAPAPVSPLRELHRATPLHMRTGSGDTPTSSPAPSARGDRKRAEEERSHAVNDMTDRVVRLLRKTRLQVRVIVEVLHCKNPRHLITEVIDLVNPTLVVIGSRGRSALKGVILGSFSNYLVTKSSVPVMVARKRLRKQSKYKQKAVKQVNNLSNPAARSLANAKID
- a CDS encoding uncharacterized protein (TransMembrane:1 (o185-205i)~EggNog:ENOG503NY7C), with amino-acid sequence MAVDPLEGLDASLRDFEPPISPTSMRHSSALPSEPATEDLEESDIASGGGYSPPAWRNLGNGDRSRGFWKPQPELFRRALSPDSDDDYPSDDDVILEQAIRTRLPQGSLSPDKGRSPSPPPPAEDTTLKVDHKSPSRELPLADLRASPQPPDNYIRFAVRAEVLQRTKPIENAILFLQKQYNAIFASWGTILTTALIAVLSISTAKMLSKPAAPRPVGDLVKIAGLARSFEPLIYFSEPAVAHVKELQSTSIAIWDLGESVRISGMADADTIVQNLDAISETMKKLVLDLTRFHTHVDGDIDAILDVMDWAKMHLNRLNTRPPPSHLSHAYDNIHNLLTDAHILEDATGAPTRAGRVTTAVFGMSNPQREQRMIQRLFTAFISTIEEAIQDELEHSVSLFALFDDIDNHFLKLARHVAHESSTQEEFHAELLSGLWARMLGPRAAELRKFERNKALLHDVRHKTVRNKGNLVSHHGKLLTLKASLESLRGKLASQLVRGLNSSTLTLEDQIRGIAGVRDYLSDIRREQKSKVMETLYSIDRTKKYSVTPEIEMGPGGAGL